The Penicillium digitatum chromosome 6, complete sequence genome contains the following window.
aggttgatctagtgcacaccattctgcgacagtggtcgaattggcagtgatggtttgcttctttgtagtccatatgactggagagccggcgaagtaccatatacttccttcggttgacttgctatcctcccagtccgcatgagatgcgtccacatgcgcatagaatcgaagttcttgcgtacgaccaagtgtaatgccaacgtcaggcatatgtctcaggtacttgacgacgtgttgcatggcgtgaaggtcttcaaatgtagggttcgccaaacgatgttgcaagcgagtaactgcgaagcgaatgtctggcctagtcttgactgctagccagtttaacatgccgacaactgattgatattgatcaaatgaatcgtcatctagcacattggatgcattggcaggtgactctctccatgcggctggcaatggtgtatccttccatccagaacctgcatttgcagtacgtagaaccttctgaatataggcttcctgagacatagtgatcgtgcaattgtcatagtctctgtgtagtgcacagttcagatactgctttggttctccgaggtccttcaaatcatAGTACTGGCGGAGTTCATTGACGACTTTTTCGATATCTTCGTCTGTAGGtgctgcaatgataaaatcatCGACATGAATCATCATAATGGTCAACTCAGtgcctttgcctttgacaTAAACACAGGGGTCATCATCCAACGGATGGAAACCAATCTGACGTAGTTTGCAATCCATCTCTTCGTTCCATAAGAAAGCAGAGTCTCGCAGTCCAAAGAGCGCTTGATTAAGCGTGCATACCCATTGGTTCTTGTCACCTTCGGCGTCTGCATACTCGAAGCCTGTCGGTTGTCTCATATAGACTGTCTCCACGTCTTCACGTGAAGCATTGAGATATGCGGCAGTGAAATCAACCTGTCTCCATCTAAGACCATACACTGCAATCAGTGTAAAAACGATTTTGATCATGCATTCGGCGACAACAGGGGCATATGTTTCTCCATCATTCTTGTCCTGGAAGTTGCCACACACGACCCATCGTGCTTTGAATTCGTAAACTTCATCTCTGGTGTTGGATTTGACAGTGAATCGCCATTGACCTGGCAGAATCTTAGCCTTTGGTGGCTTAAGAATCAGGCTCCATGTGTTTTTAGCCACGAGATCACCCAGTTGTCTCTGCATAGCATCTAGCCATTGAGGCCAGAAAGGGCTCTTCTGTGCTTGCTTGTACGTAGATGGTAGATCAACGTCCTTTGCGTATAATGGCTTCCCATTGTAAAGAAATGGCTCGTCAATGTCAACCTTTGACATTTCGGCTTTATCCATTGTCATATCAGCTGTTGCTGACATCGCACTAGGTCCCGCAGACCCCTGTCCATCACCCTCCGTCAAGTTATTACCGCCTGATTCCTTCGCTTTTGCCCTCTTGGCTGTGCGTTGAATGTCTCGGTCTCGCTTCTCGTACTCGACGGCGAGGTGCTTCTGCTCCGGATCGTGGTATCGGTCGGGTGCGATTCCGATATTCGCTCGTCTCGATCGtcggggtggtggtggagccGGTGTAGCTGGGTCTTGAGAGATAGGGTCTGGTGACGATTGAATTGAGATGATTTCATGACTAGGTGACACACTAGCTTGTTGAATTGGAGACGAGAACGGGTATTCGTAAActgctctctgtctctctggAGAAGGAGTCAAGTCATCTGATTCCTTACtagcagatctctcaatgTTGTCAGCATCTCGACGAACATCGTCCATGCTCTCAGCTAACTGAGATACTTGGGTAGACAGCTGTTGAAGTCTCCTCCCAaggtcttctttcttctgtttaatgaCATCTGGAACGTTCTCTGTAGGAGGGTTCGTAATCTCAGTAATTCTTGCGCCTGTCATCATAGGCTCCTCCCCCACAGTAGGAAGAAAACTTTGAAAGAGTTTGCGTTGTCTCATTGGTGGAACAATTGTCTTCTGTGGTGTCTCGGGCATTGTAGATGCACTACCATAGattgttggaagatgaattgTAGACGGCGTGACAGGTGCCATCTGTCGTTGTTTAATctctggcttcgagatctcatCGTCTTGTGTTAGTGAGACAGGCATGAATCCGACGACATCATTATCTCCATCTGGGTCCTTTGGATCGgtaggtactccgttgactagcattgatcccgtatcatcgttatcgtcatctccgggttgtggaaagccaacatcacgagataccactagtttcctagtagctggatcccatactttgtaaacatgaccaccgtccccctcataaccaacgagctttcctttccatgctctgggtgctgctttcctagcctgaatcctcttaggcttcggaatatgaacgtatgcagttgttccccatggtttaaggtgcttcaaagaaggctctgcgtttggaatctcgagctcttgacgccaatgtgttagcggcgagatcttggttttcggattgatcagtctgttgtagatgtagatggctgtgtctgtcgcatatggccacatctcttccgtcatctttgcatcaataatcatcgttctctggatgtcgttgatatgtccaccgaagcgctccacagtgccatttggttcagcagtgtatggtggtgtgatctcgaaagtcataccatgcttctcaccccatttgatgaactctttgaactctgtgccaccatccattcgccagatgcctgggtatctgccagtgagcaatttgatcttttcacagaacgcagtaagcttatagtaggcatcacttttgttcttcaacatgattccctcgatcagtcgagatgcatcgtcgacgactggcaaccagtagttctctccatttggtccggtaggcttcattggttgtgtatctacgtggaatttccatgccacatcctgcacccttgcctgtggttgacgagaaattttgagctttgatttaccttggaaacaggcatcacagtcgaaatgctccgagccgtattgttcatcatcacctagctgttcagcatgttgtaatgtggaggcaattcgtgcttttccagcatgtccgagacgtcggtggatctcgtacgcagtcactttgttcacgaatccaatttcttcatcatcagaatcggaatctatgtcagatttgacctcattggggtcatcgtcgtcttttggactgacaaggtacgggacaccagttgatgtatctgcataccccacaatgtcaccctcaccatttgtgagatacttagtacgtgtgtcataagagatgtcttgctcttcaagaagcttttgcatgcctaatagcttgccgtgtcctccttgagtatagtaaccagttgtcataaacgagtgcgtcttaccatttctccctggcagagcagttctcacaatgatttgaccatgacctagcgtgacaactctattgccagagtagtctttgtacgcataggcagtgtcaggatgatccagttggtatgtgtgaaagtcttcgatgtcatgcgtcaatgtcttgtcagatccagtgtcaagcaaccaatcgttcctcctatcaacagaattggcagctgcaacaaccatattgttttgtccatcttgacgttgggctctgtggattgcctttgaataggcccagaggttgccggacggttcccacgaaactggagggttctcactgagataggcacatctcttcgcagtgtgtggtccaaagccacagaatgagcacatgttgttgtcatccttttgtgtgccattacgcatctcatttgcgtattcatgaatgtctttgccatcggcaggctgcttgcgaagacccttcttcttcttctttttagcagtagctgtatcatcctcgacggcattggtatctttgttggattgggtgttgtcgtcattgtgaccgttgttgttttgaccacctcggccacctcggtttcctccacgaccacctcttccattgcctcggcctcggccggcattgttgttgtaagtagcattagcgacaccttccatgtcagctgctgcttgaagtgctctccagtactcctccaccttgtcgagggtgagtttcttaggctccagacttgcaacttcctcactaatgaactgtactttcatgacttccagttcaatgttttgaagaacttgtgataagccgtgtgatgggtgtggtgctgctttgaatctagctagcacgtggtactgtcgctggtattcctcaatgtactcgcttgccgagttgtagtccgatcgtttcatcttgtcgaacttccgcatctcgataaacgctgtctgcatccgatcacttccttgtgtcattgacatgagttcgtcatacagttgatcggcgtatttaggcatcttggacaggttgcgtagtttgttctgtagggtgacgtcgatctggttgtacatccagctagcaaccaagcgagaccagtacttccatcttccgaatgaagtatgcgacttgtgaggtctgggaatgttgctgtctaacaaccattccaatgcatatgggatcagctggtaagccagtgcctgtttccaaccacttggatcagtgtcattgtgttccagtgtccgaactttctggattttggtcattgcaatcgctggaagaccatgtccctgatggggcggtgtgttgtcctcatcctcactatcactgtcatcctgtgtgaattggatcggattggtaaaggacgggatctggggttccaatgggttggtgcatcaagcgggtgagggttggtgtccccctcgttgtccgtctcggtgtcggccatgattggatgttaaagctaaacggagcttttgccggcggggctcgaaggatttcctagatgttattggctggatctgaatgttgtgtcacacacagaggtgggtccacagtggggtcagatcgtcaaaagtctccagttgaaaatggcttcagagaaaagagttgctagtggtccagctagcagaagaggctcataacctgatgcaaatacaatgatagtatgtatgcaggtaaaacagttttcaatttggatggacggggagagagagaaggtgagagtggaaggaagactatctagttggtctatcctacatgtgatgcctgaggcatccaacaccTATGGATCAATCAACAGAAAGGTTCATCCAACCCTCGACCTCGCAGCCTCAGGCATCAGTGGATTATTCAACTTCAACTATCAGCTCCGATATGCAAACAGCCTACGACCATTGGTTTTATTCTTATCATAGGTCGCCTCCCAACGATGCAATGGCTTCCATTCCAATGCAAGATTCTGAAGAGCAAAACTTCTACGATCATTGGCGATATTCCTATCATTGGTCGCCTCCCAATGACCCAGTGGCTTCCCTTCCCATGGGAAATTCCGACGTGCAAGACGTCACTCATCCCACCTCACAGCATATCACGAACTTATTTGGAACTTCGTATTACGCCGCTCGAAGCAGTCATTATGATCCAGGGTCGGCTAGCATAGATCTTGGGTCCTCTCGGCGCCTTGTGGATTTGCAGAGACAGGATTTGCACTGTCATACACCAGTACAGGCTGTGGGAAGCGCCTAAAGAGTACGGTTTGGACGGAGAGGAATTATAATATGTCGATGAAGACAATTCCTAGATTACTTGGGTGCAATGAATATTACAGTTGAATCTAAGCTCAATGTGGGTTGGTCAACGATAAGCGTGCAGAAACCTTCGTTCAAAGCAACACCGGGAGTGATAATTGCCTTTTCAGATAAAGGCACGAGCCACATGCGCGAGAAGTTGTTGATGAGCGGTCTCGACTGGGAAAAGTATGCCAGACTCCATCCCCACCCCTAAAGAAGAAATGAGTACGGCAGCTTTTGAAACCGGTATACCTACGTACTTCTCCGAGATCCATCTGTTTGATCAATTCAGACACTTTCCTATCGAGCAATATTCCGTCGTATATTTTGTTTCCATTCGTATCCTCCTCAAAGACTGTTGTTTCGTTATATTGTGCCTTGGGTGGCTTTGGAGTAGCTTCGGTAATCATATTCTTGATTTGTTGGCGCAGACTCTCCGCCGCGGGAGAGAGTTGGTGGTGGTTCATCGAGAGGTAAACAGTCGCGCGACTTCGTTCCTTTATCACAGCCAGCAAGCCTTCGCGTGGAGAAATGCTATTAACACTAGAATTCCATTAAGAGATTTCGACTTTTTGGTGTGGCTACATGGGTTTTCGGTTGATAAAAGATCAGTGGAATAGGAGGGGTTTGGGAGGGGTATCGTCAAGTCAGTGATTCAAGTTGGGTAGAAAGTCATGTGATGATCAGCGTTGGATTCTTCGAGCCTTGCGGCCTGTTCTCATAGGCATCGATGTCaaaaacctcaaatacggcctccctaggccataaacaggaaccttggtttttgttatggtctagtggaaaagtacgctgtatttcgttcaacaatCGAGTTTGGCTGGAACTTGACTGGTCATGTGACGTGGCTCTATAGTTATTCACTGCAACTTCCACGGTGCATTCTCCATTCATTTCATGGTACCATCAAAATGTCACTTTACCTCTGGCACTGTTACTCCGCTTTGCGGGTGGCCTGTCAATCCTTTATTGAAGGCACATTCGGTATCTTGTCTGGTATCTTTCCGCTATTCATCAAAATCTATCCATTCAACCCTCAGAAAGCCAATGATCTTGAGTCCAATAATATGGTCGGAGCTCCCTCG
Protein-coding sequences here:
- a CDS encoding uncharacterized protein (putative transposable element), with translation MTKIQKVRTLEHNDTDPSGWKQALAYQLIPYALEWLLDSNIPRPHKSHTSFGRWKYWSRLVASWMYNQIDVTLQNKLRNLSKMPKYADQLYDELMSMTQGSDRMQTAFIEMRKFDKMKRSDYNSASEYIEEYQRQYHVLARFKAAPHPSHGLSQVLQNIELEVMKVQFISEEVASLEPKKLTLDKVEEYWRALQAAADMEGVANATYNNNAGRGRGNGRGGRGGNRGGRGGQNNNGHNDDNTQSNKDTNAVEDDTATAKKKKKKGLRKQPADGKDIHEYANEMRNGTQKDDNNMCSFCGFGPHTAKRCAYLSENPPVSWEPSGNLWAYSKAIHRAQRQDGQNNMVVAAANSVDRRNDWLLDTGSDKTLTHDIEDFHTYQLDHPDTAYAYKDYSGNRVVTLGHGQIIVRTALPGRNGKTHSFMTTGYYTQGGHGKLLGMQKLLEEQDISYDTRTKYLTNGEGDIVGYADTSTGVPYLVSPKDDDDPNEVKSDIDSDSDDEEIGFVNKVTAYEIHRRLGHAGKARIASTLQHAEQLGDDEQYGSEHFDCDACFQGKSKLKISRQPQARVQDVAWKFHVDTQPMKPTGPNGENYWLPVVDDASRLIEGIMLKNKSDAYYKLTAFCEKIKLLTGRYPGIWRMDGGTEFKEFIKWGEKHGMTFEITPPYTAEPNGTVERFGGHINDIQRTMIIDAKMTEEMWPYATDTAIYIYNRLINPKTKISPLTHWRQELEIPNAEPSLKHLKPWGTTAYVHIPKPKRIQARKAAPRAWKGKLVGYEGDGGHVYKVWDPATRKLVVSRDVGFPQPGDDDNDDTGSMLVNGVPTDPKDPDGDNDVVGFMPVSLTQDDEISKPEIKQRQMAPVTPSTIHLPTIYGSASTMPETPQKTIVPPMRQRKLFQSFLPTVGEEPMMTGARITEITNPPTENVPDVIKQKKEDLGRRLQQLSTQVSQLAESMDDVRRDADNIERSASKESDDLTPSPERQRAVYEYPFSSPIQQASVSPSHEIISIQSSPDPISQDPATPAPPPPRRSRRANIGIAPDRYHDPEQKHLAVEYEKRDRDIQRTAKRAKAKESGGNNLTEGDGQGSAGPSAMSATADMTMDKAEMSKVDIDEPFLYNGKPLYAKDVDLPSTYKQAQKSPFWPQWLDAMQRQLGDLVAKNTWSLILKPPKAKILPGQWRFTVKSNTRDEVYEFKARWVVCGNFQDKNDGETYAPVVAECMIKIVFTLIAVYGLRWRQVDFTAAYLNASREDVETVYMRQPTGFEYADAEGDKNQWVCTLNQALFGLRDSAFLWNEEMDCKLRQIGFHPLDDDPCVYVKGKGTELTIMMIHVDDFIIAAPTDEDIEKVVNELRQYYDLKDLGEPKQYLNCALHRDYDNCTITMSQEAYIQKVLRTANAGSGWKDTPLPAAWRESPANASNVLDDDSFDQYQSVVGMLNWLAVKTRPDIRFAVTRLQHRLANPTFEDLHAMQHVVKYLRHMPDVGITLGRTQELRFYAHVDASHADWEDSKSTEGSIWYFAGSPVIWTTKKQTITANSTTVAEWCALDQPTRDAMWLGKIARSFMLPEQRPIEIHTDNINSQLLLTKKGGKSANRWLDLRWFFVKDAVAQGHVDIRRVDTKKNAADGFTKALAKEQFEAFVGLIGMI